A genomic region of Metopolophium dirhodum isolate CAU chromosome 1, ASM1992520v1, whole genome shotgun sequence contains the following coding sequences:
- the LOC132934856 gene encoding putative surface protein SACOL0050 has translation MTSFISIIFILSSYVLIFNIPTSHEYNNQGYHLSTISQVLTPSERFTYVLFGTLPSRIYYSYEKRCYVVRGQAGYYKNDLRRKKGKRYKVVPRWQYYMSKLSPMSLIKSGFEFLSVGKALLFGGGFSDGDEEEDPEKGDADPDADGGADGGADDDADGGADDGKNNDKEPGLLSKGMDMGKSMLSPLLNLFGGSKDTNNEKKDDSNDKKDDNNDKKDDNNEKKDDNNDKKDEKEDNNKDDKEGDKPTDYTGMVTDVLTSDSTKDAIKTGISLFVPGGPAIVTAIDAAEKYKSAGDKIDKVEDKIPKLK, from the exons atGACTTCATTTATtagcattatttttatactgagtTCTTacgtgttaatttttaatatacccaCGTCGCATGAATACAATAATCAA GGATACCATCTATCGACAATAAGTCAAGTACTTACACCTAGTGAACGTTTCACGTATGTATTGTTTGGTACTTTGCCGAGTAGGATTTACTACTCATATGAGAAACGTTGTTACGTGGTAAGAGGACAAGCAGGCTATTACAAAAACGATCTACGAAGAAAAAAAGGAAAACGATATAAAGTCGTTCCTAGGTGGCAGTATTATATGAGTAAATTGTCACCGATGAGTCTAATAAAATCTGGATTTGAATTTCTTTCGGTCGGTAAAGCTTTGCTGTTTGGAGGAGGTTTCAGTGATGGTGACGAAGAGGAAGATCCAGAAAAAGGTGATGCAGATCCTGATGCAGATGGTGGTGCAGATGGTGGTGCAGATGATGATGCAGATGGTGGTGCAGATGATggtaaaaataatgacaaagaGCCAGGTTTATTATCAAAAGGTATGGATATGGGCAAGAGTATGTTATCACCACTGTTAAATTTATTTGGTGGCTCTAAGgatacaaataatgaaaaaaaagatgACAGTAATGACAAAAAAGATGACAATAATGACAAAAAAGAtgacaataatgaaaaaaaagatgACAATAATGACAAAAAAGATGAAAAGGAAGATAACAATAAAGACGATAAGGAAGGTGACAAACCGACAGACTATACGGGAATGGTTACAGATGTATTGACAAGTGACTCTACCAAAGACGCTATAAAAACTGGAATCAGCCTTTTTGTACCTGGAGGACCAGCGATTGTAACTGCAATAGATGctgctgaaaaatataaatctgcGGGTGACAAAATCGATAAAGTGGAAGATAAAATAcctaaattgaaataa
- the LOC132935886 gene encoding retinaldehyde-binding protein 1, which yields MVGNAKSTMLKASLSSKRLSLDDCRKPSMKMLNAFGLDTSPLCAEACALAERELRETPEQVQKSLAELRELLKEKNTMSYKDTDEYLMIFLRPTHFYAQSAYDLMKRLATFKDKNEKIVANPLPREEKSLFTENNVVNVLVDRDQKNRRVLILNMGSAWDPKSLNSEQLFKVLYLIQIASLVEEETQVRGVVIIIDFHGLSTKQVMAMSPSFAMTLLLYIQEAMPLRMKEVHIVRQPFLFNMVWPMFKQFVGDKLKKRLFFHGNKMSSLHKHLDANMLPEDYGGKKPKLNYSSADWYPVMQDLQNYIADWNTYGLKK from the exons ATGGTCGGTAACGCAAAATCTACAATGCTGAAAGCCAGTTTGTCATCGAAGAGGTTGTCGTTGGACGATTGCAGGAAGCCGTCCATGAAGATGCTCAACGCTTTCGGTCTGGACACGTCGCCGCTGTGCGCAGAAGCTTGCGCACTGGCCGAACGTGAACTCCGTGAGACCCCGGAACAGGTGCAGAAGTCGTTGGCCGAACTCAGAGAGTTGCTCAAAG AGAAGAATACGATGTCGTACAAGGACACCGACGAATACTTGATGATATTCTTGAGACCGACCCATTTCTACGCCCAGAGTGCATACGATCTG ATGAAACGTTTGGCCACGTTCAAAGATAAAAACGAGAAAATCGTCGCCAACCCTTTGCCGAGAGAAGAGAAGTCATTGTTTACCGAAAACAACGTTGTCAATGTGCTCGTCGACAGAGATCAAAAGAACAGGAGAGTCTTAATCCTAAACATGGgat CGGCTTGGGACCCGAAAAGTCTTAACAGCGAACAGTTGTTCAAAGTTCTTTACCTGATCCAAATCGCATCGTTGGTGGAAGAAGAAACTCAAGTCCGTGGCGTGGTCATCATCATCGACTTCCATGGGCTGTCCACCAAACAGGTCATGGCCATGTCACCATCGTTCGCAATGACATTGCTTCTTTACATCCAA GAAGCCATGCCACTCCGTATGAAGGAAGTGCACATTGTTCGTCAGCCGTTCTTGTTCAACATGGTGTGGCCGATGTTCAAACAATTTGTTGGAGACAAACTCAAGAAACGT CTGTTTTTCCACGGTAACAAGATGTCGTCTCTGCACAAGCATTTGGACGCTAACATGCTCCCCGAAGACTATGGTGGCAAGAAACCCAAGTTGAACTACTCGAGCGCCGATTGGTACCCTGTAATGCAGGACCTTCAGAACTACATCGCAG ACTGGAACACGTATGGATTGAAAAAGTAA